A genomic window from Equus caballus isolate H_3958 breed thoroughbred chromosome 5, TB-T2T, whole genome shotgun sequence includes:
- the LOC102147555 gene encoding guanylate-binding protein 3: MVQIQPIMGHEKGFMEHSIQFDKPVLRNMYMDLLKMKEEAEACLLRKDNLPSYAEEQLAEERAKREEAEREKELLEQKCKELQQKLDNQERVLKQLQAEMEEKMRNELRERDEKIQKLEAQMKTLLEEKENTKNDCTSKKKKNKDKENPSKPSLWFLILEAINRFLILITKYLCSE, translated from the exons ATGGTCCAAATTCAGCCAATCATGGGCCACGAGAAAGGCTTCATGGAGCACTCCATCCAATTTGACAAGCCGGTGTTAAGGAATATGTACATG GACTTATTGAAGatgaaggaggaagcagaggcGTGCCTCCTGAGGAAAGACAACCTCCCCAGTTATGCCGAAGAGCAGTTAGCAG AAGAGCGGGCCAAAAGAGAGGAAGCTGAGAGGGAAAAGGAGCTTCTTGAGCAAAAGTGTAAAGAGCTGCAGCAAAAATTGGACAATCAAGAAAGAGTCCTCAAGCAACTCCAAGCTGAAATGGAAGAGAAGATGAGAAATGAACTGAGAGAGCGGGATGAGAAGATTCAGAAGCTTGAG GCCCAAATGAAAACCCtgctggaagagaaggaaaatactaaAAACGACTGCacttcaaagaagaagaaaaataaggataaGGAAAATCCTTCAAAGCCTTCATTGTGGTTTCTAATTTTGGAGGCCATAAATCGTTTCTTGATACTAATTACCAAGTACCTCTGTTCAGAGTAG